From the genome of Homalodisca vitripennis isolate AUS2020 chromosome 8, UT_GWSS_2.1, whole genome shotgun sequence, one region includes:
- the LOC124367837 gene encoding putative inorganic phosphate cotransporter — protein sequence MTHLDVEAESKTPHMEKDVEGWFKKRYIQGYMLFFLMFMAFSLRLNLSVAIVAMTNKKNANLDFQELDWDLKTRSKILSSFFWGYLVIQLPAGQLGQMFSVKQLLLISNISCALLALLTPTAAIHGGWFLVCVIRFFQGISQGFYVPLGYTLTSKWVPIHERNRFVGFFLNGATIGAVVSLASAGMLASSSGGWPSVFYVSGSLNLLWAALWWQLGADSPDTHPTIDPRERDYINEDHANFAQSETYPTPWKAIFTSVPVWSLIGVAIGNGWGFAIILTQIPAYINSVLGFNIKENGLLSALPYLSLWICSFPVCWLADLLEERNILSTVVIRKLYTSCCLGGGAVMVLSLCLVENNAVAAMTLITVAVTFMAFMFSGFNINHLDLSPNFAGVLMGLCNGLENVSTIIGPLSVGWVVSDPTSSDQWHLVFAITAMVSLLGNAIYVIFGSAELQPWDSPSGSKNSKENYRNRVRTRLSIAI from the exons ATGACTCACTTGGATGTTGAAGCTGAGTCAAAAACTCCCCATATGGAAAAGGATG TGGAAGGTTGGTTCAAAAAAAGGTACATACAGGGGTACATGCTGTTCTTTCTAATGTTCATGGCCTTCAGTTTGCGACTCAATTTATCAGTAGCCATTGTTGCTATGACAAACAAAAAGAATGCAAACCTCGATTTTCAG GAGCTGGATTGGGACCTTAAGACAAGGAGTAAAATACTCAGTTCCTTCTTCTGGGGCTACTTGGTGATTCAGTTACCAGCAGGTCAGCTAGGGCAGATGTTTAGTGTTAAACAGCTACTGTTGATCTCTAATATCTCTTGTGCGCTGCTGGCACTCCTCACTCCCACGGCGGCCATCCATGGAGGATGGTTCCTTGTCTGTGTCATACGCTTCTTCCAAGGCATCAGTCAG GGATTTTATGTTCCACTTGGTTACACCCTCACGTCCAAATGGGTACCAATACACGAGAGGAATCGCTTTGTTGGATTTTTCCTGAACG GAGCTACTATTGGGGCAGTAGTGTCTCTGGCAAGTGCAGGTATGTTAGCCAGTAGCAGTGGTGGCTGGCCAAGTGTGTTCTATGTCTCCGGATCACTAAACCTGCTGTGGGCTGCTCTCTGGTGGCAGTTGGGAGCAGATAGTCCTGATACTCACCCCACCATCGACCCTCGTGAGCGAGATTACATCAATGAGGACCACGCCAACTTTGCTCAATCAGAG ACATACCCAACACCCTGGAAGGCTATATTTACGTCTGTACCTGTATGGTCACTCATAGGAGTAGCCATTGGGAACGGTTGGGGATTTGCCATTATTCTCACCCAGATTCCGGCTTACATCAATTCTGTACTGGGCTTCAATATCAAGGAG AATGGGCTACTATCAGCTTTGCCATACCTGAGTCTGTGGATCTGCTCGTTCCCAGTTTGTTGGCTGGCCGATTTGTTGGAGGAGCGAAACATCTTATCCACTGTAGTCATCCGTAAACTCTACACATCATGTT GTCTGGGCGGCGGAGCTGTGATGGTCTTGTCCCTATGTCTGGTGGAAAATAATGCGGTGGCAGCCATGACACTCATTACGGTAGCGGTGACTTTCATGGCCTTCATGTTCAGCGGATTCAACATCAACCACCTGGATCTCAGTCCCAATTTTGCTGGCGTGCTGATGGGTCTTTGTAATGGTCTGGAAAACGTCAGCACTATCATCGGCCCTCTCAGTGTCGGCTGGGTTGTTTCTGATCCT ACATCAAGTGACCAGTGGCATCTGGTATTTGCGATCACTGCTATGGTTTCTCTCCTGGGCAATGCCATTTACGTCATCTTTGGAAGTGCTGAACTTCAGCCCTGGGACTCTCCCTCTGGTTCGAAGAACTCCAAAGAGAACTACAGAAATAGAGTTAGAACAAGGCTTTCcattgcaatttaa